A genome region from Gardnerella vaginalis includes the following:
- the atpA gene encoding F0F1 ATP synthase subunit alpha, translated as MAELSIDPALIRKALDGFVDSYKPADMPTQEVGYVVTAGDGIAHVAGLSGCMANELLTFENDTLGLAFNLDAHEIGVVILGDFTGIEEGQEVYRTGEVLSVPVGDAYLGRTVDPLGNPIDGLGVIECKERRILEAQAPDVIHRHPVDEPLSTGLKAIDAMTPIGRGQRQLIIGDRQTGKTAIAIDTIINQRTNWESGDPKKQVRCIYVAIGQKGSTIASVRQSLEEAGAMKYTTIVASPASDSAGFKYIAPYTGSAIGQHWMYNGKHVLIVFDDLSKQAEAYRSISLLLRRPPGREAYPGDVFYLHSRLLERCAKLSDDMGGGSMTGLPIIETKANDVSAYIPTNVISITDGQIFLQSDLFNAGQRPAVDVGISVSRVGGAAQAKALKKVSGMLKISLARYKSLESFAMFASDLDAASKAQLTRGARLTELLKQKQFSPHSMEQEVVSVWAGTHGKLDDIPVKDVLRFEREMLDYLDKGTDILQVIRDTEDFTKETESKLDAAIEDFRRMFKTSAGKPLIVKDSLPPAENPAPVEKEQLVAKPKSDNRESEGK; from the coding sequence ATGGCGGAACTATCTATTGATCCCGCCCTTATACGCAAGGCACTTGACGGGTTCGTTGACTCGTATAAGCCGGCAGACATGCCAACGCAAGAAGTTGGTTATGTTGTTACGGCTGGTGACGGCATTGCACACGTAGCTGGATTATCTGGCTGCATGGCAAACGAGCTGCTCACCTTCGAAAACGACACCCTTGGCTTAGCGTTTAACCTTGATGCTCACGAAATCGGCGTGGTTATTCTAGGCGATTTTACGGGCATTGAAGAAGGGCAGGAAGTTTACCGCACTGGCGAAGTGTTATCGGTGCCAGTGGGAGACGCCTATCTTGGTCGTACTGTAGACCCATTGGGTAATCCAATCGATGGTCTAGGTGTAATCGAGTGCAAGGAGCGTCGTATTCTTGAAGCCCAGGCTCCAGACGTGATCCATCGTCACCCTGTGGACGAGCCTTTGTCTACTGGTTTAAAGGCAATTGACGCAATGACGCCAATTGGCCGTGGTCAGCGTCAGTTGATTATTGGCGACCGTCAAACTGGTAAAACAGCAATTGCAATCGATACGATTATTAACCAGCGCACAAACTGGGAAAGTGGAGATCCAAAGAAGCAAGTCCGTTGCATTTACGTAGCAATCGGACAAAAGGGTTCAACAATCGCATCTGTACGTCAAAGCCTCGAAGAAGCAGGCGCTATGAAGTACACAACAATCGTTGCAAGCCCAGCTTCGGATTCTGCAGGTTTTAAGTACATTGCTCCATACACTGGTTCTGCAATTGGTCAGCATTGGATGTACAACGGCAAGCACGTTTTGATTGTTTTCGACGACTTGTCTAAGCAAGCAGAAGCATATCGTTCGATTTCTTTGCTTCTTCGTCGCCCACCTGGGCGTGAAGCGTATCCAGGCGATGTGTTCTATCTTCACTCTCGTCTGCTAGAAAGATGCGCAAAGCTTTCTGACGATATGGGCGGCGGCTCAATGACTGGCTTGCCAATTATTGAAACCAAGGCAAATGACGTTTCTGCATACATTCCAACTAACGTGATTTCTATCACTGATGGTCAGATCTTCTTGCAGTCTGATTTGTTCAACGCAGGCCAGCGTCCAGCAGTCGATGTTGGTATTTCCGTGTCTCGTGTTGGTGGTGCTGCTCAGGCTAAGGCTTTGAAGAAGGTCTCTGGCATGCTTAAGATTTCTTTGGCTCGATACAAGTCTTTGGAATCCTTTGCAATGTTCGCTTCCGATTTGGATGCAGCTTCCAAGGCTCAGCTCACTCGTGGCGCTCGTTTAACCGAGTTGCTTAAGCAGAAGCAGTTCTCGCCTCATTCTATGGAGCAAGAAGTTGTTTCCGTGTGGGCAGGCACTCATGGAAAGCTAGACGATATTCCTGTAAAAGACGTGCTTCGCTTTGAACGTGAGATGTTGGATTATCTCGATAAGGGAACCGACATTTTGCAAGTGATTCGCGATACTGAAGATTTCACTAAAGAAACAGAATCGAAGCTTGATGCTGCAATTGAGGACTTCCGTAGGATGTTTAAGACTTCTGCAGGTAAGCCTTTGATTGTTAAGGATTCTCTGCCTCCAGCTGAAAACCCTGCTCCAGTTGAAAAAGAGCAGCTTGTTGCAAAGCCGAAGTCGGATAATCGTGAATCTGAGGGGAAGTAG
- a CDS encoding F0F1 ATP synthase subunit gamma, which translates to MSSQLALKSRIISTQSLGKIFKAQEMIASSHIAKARDIALNAKPYSDAIFDAVQALVAHHEANIKHPIFGKERSGNRVAVLALTSDRGMAGAFTSSIIRETEALLAKLDAEGKHAELYVYGRRGATYYKYRNRDVAGTWEGSTDHPDVTIAERISDTLMDAYMTPEEDGGVSELYIVFTEFINMVRQKVRTLRMLPVELVPLKDGEEFAMHRPDYEAASGPSASLSSTGAVSAREEAVSRSNPDAVEYCFEPSPDEVLDSVLPKYIQSRIHECLLTSAASETASRQNAMHTATDNARNLVEDLTRKLNASRQASITQELTEIIGSADALNNEEE; encoded by the coding sequence ATGTCCTCCCAACTTGCATTGAAATCGAGAATTATTTCCACACAGTCTTTAGGTAAAATCTTTAAGGCTCAGGAAATGATTGCGTCTTCTCATATAGCAAAAGCGCGTGATATCGCTCTAAATGCTAAGCCTTATAGCGACGCAATTTTCGATGCCGTGCAGGCGTTGGTAGCTCATCATGAAGCGAATATTAAGCATCCTATTTTTGGTAAAGAGCGTTCGGGTAATCGCGTAGCCGTGTTGGCGTTAACTTCAGACCGTGGCATGGCTGGCGCGTTTACGTCTTCGATTATTCGAGAAACCGAGGCGTTGCTCGCAAAGTTGGATGCGGAAGGAAAGCACGCTGAGCTGTACGTGTATGGTCGCCGTGGCGCAACCTATTACAAGTATCGTAATCGCGATGTTGCAGGCACTTGGGAAGGGTCTACTGATCATCCTGATGTGACTATTGCGGAGCGAATTTCCGATACTTTAATGGATGCGTATATGACTCCAGAAGAAGATGGAGGAGTTTCGGAGCTTTACATTGTATTCACCGAGTTTATAAACATGGTGAGGCAGAAGGTTCGTACGCTGCGCATGCTTCCAGTTGAGCTGGTTCCTTTAAAGGACGGCGAAGAGTTTGCTATGCATCGTCCAGATTACGAGGCAGCTTCTGGCCCTTCGGCTTCGCTTTCGTCTACGGGTGCGGTTTCGGCTCGAGAAGAAGCTGTTAGTCGCAGTAATCCGGACGCTGTGGAATATTGCTTTGAGCCAAGTCCAGACGAAGTGTTGGATTCGGTTTTGCCAAAGTATATTCAATCGCGTATACACGAATGTTTGCTTACTTCTGCTGCTTCCGAAACAGCTAGTAGACAGAATGCTATGCATACGGCTACAGATAACGCCCGCAATTTGGTGGAGGATTTGACAAGAAAGCTTAATGCTTCTCGCCAGGCTTCCATCACACAAGAACTTACCGAGATTATCGGCAGCGCTGACGCGCTGAATAATGAGGAGGAATAG
- the atpD gene encoding F0F1 ATP synthase subunit beta, whose amino-acid sequence MAEDQTTAPPEDAKEADPTAGRVTRVQGSVIDVEFPVGYLPDIYNALKVDINTVGNTEGDTVHEITLEVEQHLGDSTVRAVALKPTDGLVRGALVRDTGGPISVPVGDITKGHVFDVTGNILNAKPGENIEVTERWPIHRNPPAFDQLESKTQMFETGIKVIDLLTPYVQGGKIGLFGGAGVGKTVLIQEMIQRVAQNHGGVSVFAGVGERTREGNDLIGEMAEAGVLEKTALVFGQMDEPPGTRLRVPLTALTMAEYFRDVQNQDVLLFIDNIFRFTQAGSEVSTLLGRMPSAVGYQPNLADEMGALQERITSTRGHSITSLQAIYVPADDYTDPAPATTFTHLDATTELSRDIAAKGIYPAVDPLTSTSRILDPRYVGQAHYDCANRVKAILQRNKELQDIIALIGIDELGEEDKTTVSRARKIEQFLGQNFYVAEKFTGRPGSYVPADETIEAFTRICNGTYDEIPEQAFSGIGGIDDLERRWHDMKQEFGA is encoded by the coding sequence ATGGCTGAAGATCAGACCACAGCACCTCCAGAAGATGCAAAGGAAGCCGATCCAACGGCTGGTCGCGTAACTCGTGTTCAGGGTTCCGTGATTGACGTTGAATTCCCAGTCGGCTATCTTCCAGATATTTACAATGCTCTCAAAGTGGATATCAACACCGTTGGAAATACGGAGGGAGATACTGTTCACGAGATTACATTGGAAGTTGAGCAGCATCTTGGTGATTCCACTGTGCGTGCAGTTGCTTTAAAGCCTACGGACGGCTTGGTCCGTGGCGCTTTAGTACGCGATACTGGTGGACCAATTTCTGTGCCTGTTGGCGATATTACTAAGGGTCATGTTTTTGACGTAACTGGTAACATTTTGAACGCTAAGCCAGGCGAGAACATTGAGGTTACTGAAAGGTGGCCAATTCACCGCAACCCACCTGCTTTCGATCAGCTTGAGTCTAAGACTCAAATGTTTGAAACTGGTATCAAGGTTATCGATTTGCTTACGCCTTACGTACAGGGCGGAAAGATTGGTCTGTTCGGCGGCGCAGGCGTTGGTAAAACCGTGTTGATTCAGGAGATGATTCAGCGCGTTGCACAGAATCACGGTGGTGTGTCTGTGTTTGCTGGCGTTGGCGAACGTACTCGTGAGGGTAACGATTTGATTGGCGAAATGGCTGAGGCTGGCGTTTTGGAGAAAACAGCGCTTGTCTTTGGTCAGATGGATGAGCCTCCTGGGACTCGTCTTCGCGTGCCTCTTACTGCTTTGACTATGGCTGAGTATTTCCGTGATGTTCAGAATCAGGATGTGTTGCTGTTTATCGACAACATCTTCCGCTTTACTCAGGCAGGTTCTGAGGTTTCCACTTTGCTTGGTCGTATGCCTTCTGCAGTCGGTTATCAGCCAAACTTGGCGGATGAAATGGGTGCGTTGCAGGAGCGTATTACTTCTACGCGCGGTCATTCTATTACGTCGCTTCAGGCTATTTACGTGCCTGCAGATGATTACACCGATCCTGCACCTGCAACAACCTTTACTCACTTGGATGCTACTACTGAGCTTTCGCGTGATATTGCGGCTAAGGGTATTTACCCAGCTGTGGATCCTTTGACTTCTACTTCGCGAATTCTTGATCCGCGTTATGTTGGTCAGGCTCACTACGATTGCGCTAATCGTGTGAAGGCTATTTTGCAGCGTAATAAGGAGCTTCAGGACATCATCGCTTTGATTGGTATTGATGAGCTTGGTGAGGAAGATAAGACCACTGTGAGCCGTGCTCGTAAGATTGAGCAGTTCCTTGGTCAGAACTTCTATGTGGCTGAAAAGTTCACTGGTCGTCCAGGTTCTTATGTTCCAGCTGATGAGACCATTGAGGCGTTTACGCGAATTTGCAATGGTACTTACGATGAGATTCCTGAGCAGGCGTTCTCTGGCATTGGTGGTATCGACGATCTTGAGCGTCGTTGGCACGATATGAAGCAAGAGTTTGGTGCGTGA
- a CDS encoding F0F1 ATP synthase subunit epsilon, whose protein sequence is MAEKQVKTLHVSVVAARHPVWEGDAKFVVIPSVNGTMGVLPGHEAVLALIDHGFVKVDDLKGVRHVFKVTDGFFSVDSDNITIAVEHSCNVDKDGNVLPNAKVI, encoded by the coding sequence ATGGCAGAAAAGCAAGTGAAAACGCTGCACGTTAGTGTGGTTGCAGCCAGGCATCCTGTTTGGGAAGGCGATGCCAAGTTTGTGGTTATTCCTTCCGTGAATGGCACAATGGGTGTTCTTCCTGGGCATGAGGCTGTGCTTGCGTTGATTGATCACGGTTTTGTGAAGGTTGACGATTTGAAGGGCGTTCGTCATGTTTTCAAGGTGACTGACGGATTCTTTTCTGTTGACTCAGACAATATTACTATTGCTGTTGAGCACAGTTGTAACGTTGATAAAGACGGCAATGTGTTGCCTAACGCTAAAGTGATTTAA
- a CDS encoding FAD:protein FMN transferase: protein MAIERALGTGIIISSSVPIAQRVEQRIRAFVDEYESVLSRFRADSLVSHMARAEHGGEFEFPTWVQPLFALYSEFYAATHGAFDACIGADLLALGYNNSVRFIPQSKAGAGKNENSSSDSWADYRRALPVTWADISQGGGSTMLCTNQPVQLDFGAAGKGYFVDLVTQIIKEELSEQLPADFDFLVNAGGDMRVYFSNEDYKIKVALENPFDATQAVGVASIASGALCASSNARRRWKVKDASYLGKDANGFESNLIATHLINALDGIPACDLCASWAYIPAKTCDFPTAYADAIASALFVSQENYLQKIVQNVGAEFAVMLPNHALRKTCAFPARFFAA from the coding sequence ATGGCGATTGAGCGCGCGCTTGGAACGGGGATTATTATCTCTAGCAGCGTGCCGATTGCGCAGCGAGTTGAGCAGCGGATTCGTGCTTTTGTTGACGAGTATGAATCGGTACTTTCGCGCTTTCGTGCGGATTCGCTTGTTTCGCACATGGCTCGTGCGGAGCATGGCGGCGAGTTTGAGTTTCCAACGTGGGTGCAGCCGCTTTTTGCGCTTTATAGCGAGTTTTACGCTGCAACGCACGGCGCTTTCGACGCGTGCATTGGCGCGGATTTGCTTGCGCTTGGCTACAACAATTCTGTTCGCTTTATTCCGCAATCGAAAGCTGGCGCAGGTAAGAATGAGAATAGTAGCAGTGACAGCTGGGCTGATTACCGCCGCGCTTTGCCAGTTACGTGGGCAGATATTTCGCAAGGTGGCGGCAGCACAATGCTTTGCACAAATCAGCCAGTGCAGCTTGATTTTGGTGCAGCTGGAAAAGGCTATTTTGTAGATCTTGTAACGCAGATTATTAAAGAGGAGCTTAGCGAGCAGCTTCCTGCGGATTTTGATTTTTTGGTAAACGCTGGTGGCGATATGCGCGTTTACTTTAGCAATGAAGATTACAAAATAAAAGTGGCTCTGGAAAATCCTTTTGATGCAACTCAAGCAGTTGGAGTGGCATCAATCGCAAGCGGGGCGCTGTGTGCATCGTCTAATGCAAGAAGGCGATGGAAAGTAAAAGATGCAAGTTACTTAGGCAAAGACGCAAATGGCTTTGAGTCTAATTTAATTGCGACCCACTTGATTAATGCGCTTGACGGCATTCCTGCTTGCGATTTATGTGCAAGTTGGGCGTATATTCCTGCTAAAACTTGCGATTTTCCAACAGCTTATGCCGACGCGATTGCAAGTGCGTTGTTTGTATCGCAAGAAAACTATTTGCAAAAAATCGTGCAAAATGTTGGCGCTGAGTTTGCTGTAATGCTGCCAAATCATGCGCTTCGCAAAACGTGTGCCTTCCCAGCGCGCTTTTTTGCTGCTTAA
- a CDS encoding FTR1 family iron permease, producing the protein MRECAKARQKVASASAFLLSICILISCAMGVVGLVGLVGEPTIAYATDADKTYNSWSEVSSAVTSQIEQGKNEYNSANMAGAATRFQAAYNSVYVASNFITVVRDTIGQDKVQSQSDQFQQLQTLVYQQNQSAQISEVASTLERDIAQTASQLDANTQLDKPNVYASKLRAQIAKERKKLDAAKKKNLGRNGRTWSQVAREMNVILDKSASTYKAAKGNKQEVAKAVDLVNEAYYQYYEKLGFEKNVMNAISGSRVSTVEYQFKECRQAMNNGKTFEQTKKFVTDLKSMLVEDAAKLDGGATSNSNPFMQFITSSFGQAFIILLREGLEALLVVAAIIAYLIKSGHKHMVKYIYMGLVAGIIASLIVAALFGLLFNGSGPQQEITEGVVALFAMLMLLYTSNWMISRSSVQAWNEYIRNQTTAAVSKGSLISLALLSFLAVFREGAETVIFYQAIFAVSSGADSMIWGGFVAAAAVLVVIFLLIRFASVRIPIRPFFTGTSALMCILVVIFAGGGVHALIEGDAIAGVYIQGLPTNDWLGFYPYVETISAQVVAAIVVIALLCVSILRTHKSPATVRG; encoded by the coding sequence ATGCGCGAGTGTGCAAAAGCGCGCCAGAAAGTTGCGAGCGCATCGGCATTTTTGTTGTCAATATGCATTTTAATAAGTTGCGCAATGGGAGTAGTCGGATTAGTAGGATTAGTAGGCGAGCCAACCATAGCCTACGCAACTGACGCCGACAAAACCTACAACAGTTGGTCAGAAGTTTCTTCAGCAGTTACAAGCCAAATAGAACAAGGTAAAAACGAATACAATAGTGCAAATATGGCAGGAGCTGCAACCAGATTCCAAGCTGCATACAACTCAGTATACGTAGCATCCAATTTCATAACCGTTGTTCGAGACACAATTGGGCAGGATAAAGTGCAGTCGCAAAGTGACCAGTTCCAGCAACTGCAAACTTTGGTATATCAACAAAATCAAAGCGCACAGATTAGTGAAGTGGCATCTACGCTAGAAAGAGATATTGCGCAAACCGCTTCTCAACTCGATGCAAACACGCAGCTAGATAAGCCGAATGTTTATGCATCTAAATTGCGCGCTCAAATCGCAAAAGAGCGTAAAAAGCTCGACGCAGCAAAAAAGAAAAATCTTGGGCGAAACGGCAGAACTTGGAGCCAAGTAGCGCGAGAAATGAACGTTATACTAGATAAATCTGCATCAACGTACAAAGCAGCAAAAGGAAATAAGCAAGAAGTTGCCAAAGCTGTTGATTTAGTAAACGAAGCCTATTACCAATATTACGAAAAGCTCGGTTTTGAGAAGAATGTGATGAACGCAATAAGCGGAAGCCGAGTAAGCACTGTTGAATACCAGTTCAAAGAGTGCAGACAGGCTATGAACAATGGCAAAACATTTGAGCAAACAAAAAAGTTCGTGACCGATCTTAAGTCAATGCTTGTTGAAGATGCGGCAAAACTAGACGGAGGAGCGACGTCTAACTCCAATCCGTTCATGCAATTTATAACAAGCTCCTTTGGACAGGCTTTTATAATTTTGCTACGTGAAGGATTAGAAGCGCTGCTGGTTGTCGCCGCAATAATCGCGTATCTTATTAAATCTGGGCACAAGCACATGGTTAAGTACATTTACATGGGGCTTGTCGCTGGAATCATAGCTTCGCTTATTGTTGCTGCGCTATTTGGATTGTTGTTTAACGGCTCTGGCCCGCAGCAAGAAATCACTGAAGGCGTTGTGGCGCTGTTTGCAATGCTCATGCTGCTGTACACAAGCAATTGGATGATTTCAAGGTCTTCTGTGCAAGCTTGGAACGAGTATATTCGCAACCAAACGACGGCAGCAGTTTCTAAAGGAAGCCTGATTTCTCTAGCACTGTTAAGCTTCCTAGCAGTGTTCCGCGAAGGTGCAGAAACTGTAATCTTCTACCAAGCGATTTTTGCCGTATCAAGTGGAGCAGACTCCATGATCTGGGGCGGATTTGTGGCTGCAGCCGCTGTTTTGGTTGTAATCTTCCTGCTAATTCGCTTTGCATCCGTTCGCATACCAATTCGCCCATTCTTTACAGGAACCAGCGCTCTAATGTGCATCCTAGTGGTGATTTTTGCTGGCGGCGGCGTACACGCGCTCATAGAGGGTGACGCAATCGCTGGAGTTTATATTCAAGGCTTGCCAACTAACGATTGGCTTGGATTCTATCCGTACGTTGAAACGATTTCAGCACAAGTTGTAGCTGCAATCGTGGTTATTGCACTGCTATGCGTGTCTATTTTGCGCACACATAAGTCGCCAGCAACCGTTCGCGGATAA
- a CDS encoding iron transporter: MKNKKMIAIAALALAGMLTLTGCGANGNAAKSTSKPQASEQKADDKGGDKGFEEVPVGPNQDQNIGPLTIGAVYFQPVDMVPAGMGLKASEASFHLEADIHANKEGTKLGYGKGEFIPDLTVNYQIIDKASGDAVVKGTFMQMNASDGPHYGANVKLDKAGNYKLVLSVESPEKKGWMLHVDPATGVTGRFWTEPITATFDDWKYTPRQW; this comes from the coding sequence ATGAAGAACAAAAAGATGATTGCAATCGCAGCCTTGGCGCTCGCAGGAATGCTAACTCTTACGGGTTGCGGTGCAAATGGAAACGCAGCAAAGTCTACGTCAAAGCCACAAGCATCCGAGCAGAAGGCTGACGACAAGGGCGGAGACAAGGGCTTTGAAGAGGTTCCAGTTGGACCTAACCAAGACCAGAACATTGGACCACTTACGATTGGTGCAGTGTACTTCCAGCCAGTCGATATGGTTCCAGCAGGCATGGGCTTAAAGGCAAGCGAGGCAAGCTTCCACCTTGAGGCTGATATTCACGCAAACAAGGAAGGCACAAAGCTTGGCTACGGTAAGGGCGAGTTCATTCCAGATTTGACTGTAAATTATCAAATTATTGATAAGGCGAGCGGCGACGCTGTTGTAAAGGGTACGTTTATGCAAATGAACGCTTCCGATGGCCCACACTACGGCGCAAATGTTAAGCTCGATAAGGCTGGAAACTACAAGTTGGTGCTTTCTGTTGAATCGCCAGAAAAGAAGGGCTGGATGCTTCACGTAGATCCTGCTACGGGCGTGACTGGCAGATTCTGGACTGAGCCAATTACTGCTACATTCGACGATTGGAAGTACACTCCACGTCAGTGGTAG
- a CDS encoding DUF2318 domain-containing protein translates to MLRLFVTVLPGLLPLALLTMGLSATLSVGEGRDKPISSRWRLFGLIFGTVAALVFAFLRASVVINQRNFVNLPALCIAVPLDIAAIVCVAASGKTVAKWRKNPLPLHISNAISALCLAFTVFYALPDVILQLTIFVDSSTPPFTSDMLLRALGFILGAAAAICISLMVRSLRTTSSKIAFKIAIILSIIILLIQHLTSLLQIMQGSILLYIDDFSFRILVWLINNAPLMIIAQICVFLIPAFASIVIGFKTPVVGENPAQIRAKRAFKRKSRRSALAALLAAIVVILTLTAGVSLMNIKPTLTPPEPYELHDGVATINFVQISDGHLHRFQYKAKDGTVMRFIIIKKNGGAYGVGLDACENCGDAGYYEKDGKIICRKCDVAINLATIGFKGGCNPIPFPYKAGGGKITIHTADLDVLSSHFK, encoded by the coding sequence ATGCTCAGGCTGTTCGTTACAGTACTTCCAGGGCTGCTCCCTCTTGCGCTGCTTACAATGGGATTAAGCGCAACTCTAAGCGTTGGCGAGGGGAGAGATAAGCCAATCAGCTCCCGCTGGCGACTTTTCGGCTTGATTTTTGGAACAGTTGCGGCGCTTGTTTTTGCATTTTTGCGTGCAAGCGTGGTGATTAATCAGCGCAATTTTGTGAATCTTCCAGCGCTTTGCATTGCCGTTCCGCTAGATATTGCCGCAATCGTCTGTGTTGCTGCATCTGGCAAAACGGTTGCAAAATGGCGCAAAAATCCGCTGCCCTTGCACATAAGCAATGCAATTAGTGCGCTATGCCTAGCGTTTACAGTGTTTTACGCGCTTCCAGACGTGATTTTGCAGCTTACGATTTTCGTTGACTCCAGCACGCCTCCGTTTACTTCCGATATGCTTCTTCGCGCACTGGGATTTATTCTTGGCGCGGCTGCTGCGATTTGCATAAGTCTTATGGTTAGGTCTTTGCGCACAACCTCCAGTAAAATCGCCTTTAAAATCGCAATTATTCTAAGCATAATAATCTTGCTAATTCAGCATTTAACGTCTTTGCTGCAAATTATGCAAGGAAGTATTTTGCTGTATATAGACGATTTTTCGTTTAGAATTCTTGTTTGGCTTATAAACAACGCTCCGCTTATGATTATTGCGCAAATTTGCGTGTTCTTGATTCCTGCATTTGCGTCTATTGTGATTGGTTTTAAGACGCCTGTAGTTGGAGAAAATCCTGCACAAATCCGCGCAAAGCGAGCGTTTAAGCGCAAATCTAGAAGGTCCGCGCTTGCAGCTCTTTTGGCTGCAATTGTAGTAATACTTACTCTTACTGCTGGCGTGTCTCTTATGAATATTAAGCCAACACTTACGCCTCCAGAACCGTATGAGTTGCACGATGGCGTAGCAACAATCAACTTTGTTCAAATTAGCGATGGCCACTTGCATCGATTCCAATATAAAGCTAAAGATGGCACTGTTATGCGCTTTATAATCATCAAGAAAAATGGTGGAGCGTATGGCGTGGGCTTGGATGCTTGCGAAAATTGCGGCGATGCTGGCTACTACGAAAAAGATGGCAAGATAATATGCCGAAAATGCGATGTTGCAATAAACTTGGCGACTATTGGATTTAAGGGCGGATGCAACCCGATTCCATTCCCGTACAAGGCTGGTGGTGGCAAAATTACCATTCACACAGCCGATTTAGACGTGCTTAGCTCGCACTTTAAGTAG
- a CDS encoding ABC transporter permease: protein MFMIRMVARSLARQIKKRVLIAIVVCLSACVSVAMLSVVYDVGDKINAELSSYGSNIIVQPKSNAVVNDLYASRTKSAYSNSQSSQTLADAESEESTAFLKESDAAKIKMIFWAFNITNFSPKLTIYANLKANSSTESANSANSANSTNSANSVVPIVGTWFNRKLALASGETTVVGVQGMRSWWKMIEGRFPRDFKREAAVGTNLAKSHNLKVGQLIKLTRSGRQISLKIVGIYDSGDSDNNAIYADSSEAQSLANKPNMVEAIEVKALTTPENDLARKAAKNPAALSQEEWETWYCTAYPSSITYQIEEVIPGAVAKQVRQVSAMQGSVLNKTRAVMVLMTALSLVAAAVAVANLMAAAISERSGELALLKALGARDGAVARLMLMETAVIACVGALIGMIAGFGVAQVIGFGVFGSAISLRPMVFVLVFVLLAITVLVAAGSSIRSILHVRPAEVLHGR, encoded by the coding sequence ATGTTTATGATTCGAATGGTTGCGCGATCTCTTGCAAGGCAGATTAAAAAGCGAGTTCTTATAGCGATTGTTGTGTGCTTGAGTGCGTGTGTAAGCGTGGCAATGCTTAGTGTTGTTTACGACGTTGGAGACAAAATTAACGCGGAGCTTAGCTCTTACGGATCCAATATTATTGTTCAGCCTAAGTCGAATGCTGTTGTGAACGACTTGTATGCTTCTCGCACAAAGTCAGCTTATAGTAATTCGCAATCTTCTCAAACTTTGGCTGATGCGGAAAGCGAAGAATCTACTGCTTTTTTGAAGGAATCGGATGCTGCAAAAATCAAAATGATTTTTTGGGCGTTTAACATAACGAATTTTTCGCCAAAACTAACGATTTACGCAAATCTTAAAGCAAATTCTTCTACTGAATCTGCTAATTCTGCTAATTCTGCTAACTCCACTAATTCTGCTAATTCAGTAGTTCCGATTGTTGGCACTTGGTTTAATCGCAAGCTTGCGCTCGCTTCTGGAGAGACAACAGTTGTTGGCGTGCAAGGAATGCGGTCTTGGTGGAAGATGATTGAAGGCAGATTCCCACGTGATTTTAAGCGCGAAGCCGCTGTTGGCACAAATCTTGCTAAAAGTCATAATCTAAAAGTTGGTCAGCTAATAAAACTAACTCGTTCTGGCAGGCAAATCTCACTTAAAATTGTTGGCATCTACGATTCTGGAGATAGCGACAATAACGCGATTTACGCGGATTCAAGCGAAGCTCAAAGCCTTGCAAATAAGCCAAATATGGTTGAGGCGATTGAGGTTAAAGCATTGACTACGCCAGAAAACGATTTAGCGCGTAAAGCGGCTAAGAATCCAGCGGCTCTTAGCCAAGAAGAGTGGGAGACTTGGTATTGCACGGCTTACCCAAGCTCGATTACTTACCAAATTGAAGAAGTGATTCCAGGAGCTGTTGCAAAGCAAGTGCGGCAAGTTTCGGCTATGCAAGGCAGCGTGCTTAACAAGACGCGCGCTGTGATGGTGCTTATGACGGCGCTTAGCTTGGTTGCGGCGGCTGTTGCGGTTGCGAATCTTATGGCGGCTGCGATTTCGGAGCGCTCGGGGGAGCTTGCGCTGCTCAAGGCGCTGGGTGCGCGCGATGGCGCTGTTGCGCGGCTAATGCTTATGGAAACAGCGGTTATTGCGTGCGTTGGTGCGCTTATTGGCATGATTGCAGGCTTTGGAGTTGCGCAAGTGATTGGATTTGGCGTGTTTGGTTCTGCGATTTCGCTTCGACCAATGGTATTTGTGCTGGTGTTTGTTCTTCTTGCGATTACTGTTCTTGTTGCCGCTGGCTCTTCTATTCGCTCTATTTTGCATGTGCGTCCTGCGGAGGTGCTTCATGGGCGTTAA